The following are encoded together in the Diabrotica undecimpunctata isolate CICGRU chromosome 7, icDiaUnde3, whole genome shotgun sequence genome:
- the LOC140445012 gene encoding troponin C-like: MSGDDDQKMEIIRKAFTMFDTGKTGFIETIKIATILNTIGQLFDEVALNELIAKNDPDRTGQVNFDGFYEIIYPFLEEDLDEAETQNELKEAFRLYDREGNGYITTGTLKEILAALDDNLTSRDLDGIIAEIDTDGSGTVDFDEFMEMMTGD, encoded by the exons agTGGGGACGATGACCAAAAAATGGAGATCATCCGCAAAGCGTTCACCATGTTCGACACGGGCAAAACGGGCTTCATCGAGACCATTAAGATCGCCACCATTTTAAACACCATTGGTCAGTTATTCGATGAAGTCGCCCTAAATGAACTGATTGCCAAAAATGACCCTGACCGGACTGGACAAGTAAACTTCGATGGTTTCTATGAAATCATCTACCCTTTCCTGGAAGAGGATCTTGATGAGGCTGAAACACAGAACGAACTTAAGGAAGCTTTCAG attATATGATAGAGAAGGTAACGGCTATATCACAACAGGTACCCTAAAAGAAATTTTGGCTGCTCTTGACGATAACCTCACCAGTCGAGACTTGGACGGAATTATTGCAGAAATTGATACTGATGGATCTGGTACCGTAGATTTCGATG AATTTATGGAGATGATGACTGGAGACTAA